Genomic window (Aurantimicrobium sp. INA4):
TTCAGGTGTTTGTCTATGACTATCCCGAGGATGATGGAACTCCTCGTCGCGGCGTTGCAATCAACCCTGAGCTCTACATTTCCCCTTTAGAAATCCGCGACACCACGGATGCTGATGAAGAAGGCTGTCTCTCATTCCCGGGAGAACGGTTCCCTTTAGTACGAGCTGACAAGGCGCTACTTCGTGCCTGGGACCTTTCAGGCGTTCCTTTTGAAATCGAGTGCGAGGGCTGGTTTGCGCGGATTATGCAACACGAATACGACCACTTATTGGGGTATTTATACGTGGACCGTTTGGACTATGAATTCAATAAGCAAGCGAGCAAAATTGAACGCAAACGAGGGTGGGGCAAACCTGGTAAATCGTGGATGCCCGGAGTAGATAATCTCGAAGGCTAAGCCATCCAGCCCAGATTACGCAGCACGACAGCCACCACTCCGGCAATTGCAACCACAATGATGAAGGGCACCCGGAAACTAAACAAGATTGCCGCCAGGATCACCGCAGGAACCCGAGCATCGAACACGACTGCTTGTCCTGCGCCCAAGGTTTGAACGGCAACAAGTGCTGCCAGCATGGCCACAGTCAACAGGTTTGTAATTCTGGTGAAGGTGGGCTTTTCCAAAAGTCGTTGCGGGATGATGTAGCCGATGTATTTCACTGCAAAAGAAAGCACTGATGCTGCGATAACTGTTGTCCACAGTGTCATGGCTTCACCTGCCCATGATCAGGGTGGTAGCCAGGCGTATCCCCTGGTTCAGGTAAGTCATCAGGCTGAGTTCTTTGGGCATCTGCAGCTGGTTCGCGATGTAACCAGTTCGTCAAGCCGAAAACCACAGCAACCACCGCAGCGGCGAGTACCGGAACTCCCGGTGGGGTCAACGGGATAAGGAATGCTGCCAAAACAGCGGAGACCATTGCAAC
Coding sequences:
- a CDS encoding AzlD domain-containing protein is translated as MTLWTTVIAASVLSFAVKYIGYIIPQRLLEKPTFTRITNLLTVAMLAALVAVQTLGAGQAVVFDARVPAVILAAILFSFRVPFIIVVAIAGVVAVVLRNLGWMA
- the def gene encoding peptide deformylase, translated to MTVLPIVISGDPALHKPAEPVTVFDSELETLVADMFETMDAAPGVGLAAPQVGVSLQVFVYDYPEDDGTPRRGVAINPELYISPLEIRDTTDADEEGCLSFPGERFPLVRADKALLRAWDLSGVPFEIECEGWFARIMQHEYDHLLGYLYVDRLDYEFNKQASKIERKRGWGKPGKSWMPGVDNLEG